TTATTATCACCATTTCAATTTAGTGCTCAGTAATATATGAGttttaacaaaaaataaaaataaaaaataaaaaaaaaattgttaccaACTTAATTTAAGAAAAAAAGAAACCTTATTTTTTACCAGCTAATAGGAATGTAAAAATGAGTTTATATAATGTGTAATGTGGGTGGATTTATCAAAAAAAACTTGTTGGACATATCCATCACCCATATAATGATTTAGATATAATATGAAATTCTTGTCATAAAGACTTTGTGAAAATTCAATAATCTCACAAGACCAAAAAACTGATGAAGCCTAAACCCAGCTCAAAAATGAAAAACCAACTTACTTCAAATAATCTCAAGAATTATATTTTCTTTTGGTGCCTCTGGAGACTAGAAAACAACATTTATACATGTTTGCTACTCTTACCTTCAAAAAAAACCTTTTCAAACAACATATTTATACTAAACCACTCGAAACACGTTTATTTTACTTGACCACATGCCACAGTCACAAGATGTCTATTTCGTGTCACCGATAAGGTTTAATTAACCAGAAAACCAACCAGAACTTAAAAATCCATTACCACACGCATTACCCTAATCACCTGATAGACATAATGACATGGTAACCATCTAGGCTCAAGTTTAGTTTTTGATTATTTGCTTCCAAATCTATAATACACCATTATAATAAGTATTCTTCTTACGATACATAATACACATCAAGGTAGCCATTATAAATGAACTGGGAGTCTGCAATGGGAATGTGCGGTACAAGCTCGAAAATTCAAAGCTTATCTCCAGTTCTCGAACTAGAAACCTTTATGAGGGCCTACGACATATCTCATTACACTTAACATCCATCTGTTAAAATACACAAAAAGGTTAGAAATAACAAGTGGGCCGGTTAGGCAACAACTGATGATGAATAATTTTTTCCGTAGTGAAATGTGTTGGGTCATGTTGGGTTGAAATGAAATGCTTCTTGTCGAACgaaaaatattactaataattggCTTGAAATGCCTTGCAGTCGTTACAGTTTTCTATTGGTAAAATGCATTTTCTGATATATAACGAGACAAATCAGGAGGATGAATGATATATCCAATATAAATTACCTCGACACCATCATACTGGAACCGAACCACAAAGGTGCAAGTGCAGTTCTCATTATCATGCATCTGCCTTTCAACCTTTGTAACATGTGCATCAGAATAAAGCGCGTGATCTTCGTTTGCCTGAGCGTTACCAACAAAATAAACAAACTATTAGAGGAGCCTTGATACACAAGCAGATAAAGAAATTTCAGCCCATTTGTTGAAAAACAGGTGATTTGGGTTGTATTTTATTGGTGACGAGTCAACCAACCCGTTTTGACCTGCAACCCCACCCATTTGCCCAACTTAGAGTAACTAAGAGCATAGCAACCAACAAAAGGAAAGAAAAATATAGACCGTACCCTGTAGCATAGCACAAGATCACCAATGTTGACCTTGTCACATTCTGAAGCCACCAACGGGATTGACCGCTCACGAAGTTGCGTTCTTACGTTCACCCACTCATCTTCATCAGGACTAAAACCAGAAAATCTCACACGAACTTCCTGTAACGAAAATGAAACATATGCATGAGATTCTTTGATATGCATAAAACCTccataataattttatcaaaaaaaaaaagttattaatAAGGTATAGTTCTTGTGTTGACACACTAATTTGACGAAGAGTGTTCCAGATTACCCCAATTAAATGTGATCTCTTTCTTATCATATTATAGATAAAATTGCCAAATTTTGACTCATTACTCAACCCAACTGACCCTCCCATTAAGCCACTTCGACCCATAACCATACTGTGAATAATTGTAATAACAAAATCTTACGAGCTCGCCACTGTGCATAATCCTAAAGGTCATGAATTGAGCAACGTCAAACCTGTAAAGTTGACAGATAATATGCAAACGTATTTCAGAAATCGAGCAAGTCATAGCCATTTTAGAAGATGTTTTTTCAGAATCATTGCATGTATTTAATGTTACTCACCAAGCACAATCCTTTGATGAAATAGCTTCATACATCAAATCTGAAAGTTCAGCAACTCTTTGAGCTGTCGAATCAAGATTTAAATGTCAGATTTTAAATATTCTTTAAATCATGTATAGATTTCTTTCTTAGATGTCTTCATTCAGGCTTGTAATTGGTTCAAAAACCAAAACAGTGCACATTGAAGTTACATTAGAAGCGTATCTTTTTATTTAAATGCTCAAAAACAAATACAGAAAATTTTGATTAAAAATAAAGAACCTTTAGGCTTTTTAAGCTTTTCAGCTTCGGCCCATGCTTCTGACTTGGCAACAAATTTTTTCAGAGCATTTGGTGAAGAGTTTATGATTGGAAGCTTCTTTGTTACTGCATCAGCCAAGCTTTTACTCTTAACTTTTGCAAATGTTTGTCTATCAAGGAACCAGTTGTGTACCTATTTACGGAAAACAAAATGCAGGTCATTAGGTAGTAGATAACCAAGGTTAGGGCGTTAACGGGTTTATAGAGAGAAATCAA
This genomic window from Rutidosis leptorrhynchoides isolate AG116_Rl617_1_P2 chromosome 2, CSIRO_AGI_Rlap_v1, whole genome shotgun sequence contains:
- the LOC139894182 gene encoding protein SAWADEE HOMEODOMAIN HOMOLOG 1, with translation METDEIENVSEFTLSEVLEMEHLYKKRGDELQQQEHCEELATKFSRSDNRNGKSTVSWDQVHNWFLDRQTFAKVKSKSLADAVTKKLPIINSSPNALKKFVAKSEAWAEAEKLKKPKAQRVAELSDLMYEAISSKDCAWFDVAQFMTFRIMHSGELEVRVRFSGFSPDEDEWVNVRTQLRERSIPLVASECDKVNIGDLVLCYRANEDHALYSDAHVTKVERQMHDNENCTCTFVVRFQYDGVEMDVKCNEICRRPS